A genome region from Musa acuminata AAA Group cultivar baxijiao chromosome BXJ3-5, Cavendish_Baxijiao_AAA, whole genome shotgun sequence includes the following:
- the LOC103984421 gene encoding crocetin glucosyltransferase 3 yields the protein MGSEREREIESESAEMREGNVVLFPFLAHGHMNPFLDLARLLSARYPHLTLTLVTTSGNLAGFRRLQLPTSIRLVALPFCPSDHGLPPDADTSFALPPHLVTHLNHVIEGCLLPSFRRLLSDLIFAASPPVICVIADMFLGWTAPVAKELGVFHATLYTSGPYAMSIYYSIWINLPHVDGSDGEDDEIAVPGVPGVTVRRRQLTPNMRSARSPDHKGAAFVRRQAVLCSSSGATLWNTAEVLEKPFLDAWARSTGQPVYAVGPLFAAAGRVARGDGGLAAECLAWLDRHVSASVVYVSFGSQNRLPAEEAAELAAALEEQGRPFLWAAPAPDQAPPPPPDGKSEWTSGLVARGWVPQVDILRHAAVGAFVSHGGWNSTLESLRFGVPVVVRPMGGEQFCNAKLVAEVLGAGAEAVGGREVAEAVAEVMGAGERAREVRRRAKEIAEGLAAAVEGGGSGGQGASLTALDEFVNSATSRVTCGAAVGVDV from the coding sequence AtggggagcgagagagagagagagatcgagagCGAGAGTGCAGAGATGAGGGAGGGCAACGTGGTGCTATTCCCGTTCTTGGCGCACGGCCACATGAACCCTTTCCTTGACCTCGCTCGCCTGCTCTCCGCCCGCTACCCTCACCTCACCCTCACCCTCGTCACGACCTCCGGCAACCTCGCTGGCTTCCGCCGCCTCCAGCTACCTACCTCCATCCGCCTCGTCGCCCTTCCCTTCTGCCCCTCTGATCACGGACTCCCTCCCGACGCCGATACCTCCTTCGCTCTCCCGCCACACCTCGTAACCCACCTGAACCACGTTATCGAGGGATGCCTCCTCCCCTCCTTCCGCCGCCTCCTCTCCGACTTGATCTTCGCTGCCTCCCCTCCCGTAATCTGCGTCATCGCCGACATGTTCCTCGGCTGGACGGCCCCGGTGGCCAAAGAGCTTGGCGTCTTCCACGCCACCCTCTACACCTCCGGCCCTTATGCCATGTCCATCTATTATTCCATTTGGATTAACCTTCCGCACGTTGATGGGAGCGACGGCGAAGACGATGAGATTGCCGTCCCGGGTGTCCCCGGCGTCACCGTGCGCCGCCGCCAGCTGACGCCCAACATGCGCTCCGCCAGATCACCCGACCACAAGGGCGCCGCCTTTGTCCGCCGCCAGGCAGTGCTCTGCAGCAGCTCCGGCGCCACCCTCTGGAACACTGCCGAGGTCCTCGAGAAGCCGTTCCTCGACGCCTGGGCCAGGTCAACCGGCCAGCCGGTCTACGCCGTGGGTCCCCTCTTCGCCGCCGCCGGTCGAGTAGCAAGAGGCGACGGCGGGCTCGCTGCGGAGTGCCTCGCGTGGCTGGACCGCCACGTTTCAGCGTCCGTGGTCTACGTGTCGTTTGGGTCACAGAACCGCTTGCcggcggaggaggcggcggagcTAGCGGCAGCGTTGGAGGAGCAAGGAAGACCGTTCCTGTGGGCAGCCCCAGCGCCTGACCAGGCCCCGCCGCCACCACCTGATGGGAAGAGCGAGTGGACGTCGGGACTGGTGGCGCGGGGTTGGGTCCCGCAGGTGGATATCCTGAGGCATGCGGCGGTGGGCGCGTTCGTGAGCCACGGGGGGTGGAACTCGACGCTGGAGAGCCTCCGGTTCGGGGTGCCGGTGGTGGTGAGACCGATGGGAGGCGAGCAGTTCTGCAACGCGAAGCTGGTGGCGGAGGTGCTGGGGGCGGGGGCGGAGGCGGTGGGGGGCAGGGAGGTGGCGGAGGCGGTGGCGGAGGTGATGGGGGCGGGCGAGAGGGCGAGGGAAGTGAGGCGGAGGGCGAAGGAGATCGCGGAGGGTCTAGCGGCAGCAGTGGAGGGCGGCGGCAGCGGGGGCCAGGGGGCGTCCCTGACGGCGTTGGACGAGTTCGTGAATTCGGCGACAAGTCGCGTCACGTGTGGAGCAGCAGTGGGAGTCGATGTCTAA
- the LOC135583277 gene encoding uncharacterized protein LOC135583277 has product MAKSSKHGATETDARSLAITVERNLPESRLQQLGIKSWPKWGCPPGKFPLKYDAQETCYLLKGKVKVYTKGCPECMEFGAGDLAVFPKGLSCTWDVSVAVDKHYKFDTSS; this is encoded by the exons ATGGCCAAAAGCTCAAAGCATGGGGCAACGGAGACCGATGCACGGAGCCTCGCCATCACCGTCGAGAGAAACCTTCCTGAGTCGCGATTACAACAACTTGGCATCAAGTCATGGCCCAA GTGGGGGTGTCCTCCAGGAAAGTTCCCTCTCAAGTATGATGCCCAAGAGACGTGCTACCTCCTCAAAGGGAAGGTGAAGGTCTACACGAAGGGTTGCCCAGAGTGCATGGAGTTTGGCGCAGGAGACCTTGCCGTCTTCCCCAAGGGACTCAGTTGCACCTGGGATGTCTCCGTCGCTGTCGATAAGCACTACAAATTCGACACGTCCTCTTAG
- the LOC103984423 gene encoding large ribosomal subunit protein eL21z/eL21y: MPAGHGLRSRTRDLFSRPFRKKGYIPLTTYLRTYRIGDYVDIKVNGAGHKGMPHKFYHGRTGRVWNVTKRAIGIEINKQVGNRIIKKRIHVRVEHVQPSRCQEDFRSRVKKNDQLKAEAKARGEIISTKRQPEGPNPDFMVEGATLETVTPIPYDVVNDLKGGY; this comes from the exons ATGCCGGCCGGGCACGGGCTGAGGTCGAGGACGAGGGACCTTTTCTCCCGGCCATTCCGCAAGAAGGGGTACATTCCCCTCACCACATACCTGCGCACCTACAGGATCGGCGACTACGTCGACATCAAGGTGAACGGCGCCGGCCACAAAGGCATGCCCCACAAGTTCTACCACGGCCGCACCGGCAGGGTCTGGAACGTCACCAAGCGCGCCATCGGTATCGAGATCAACAAGCAG GTTGGCAATCGGATCATCAAGAAAAGGATCCATGTCCGTGTCGAACATGTGCAGCCGTCCAGGTGCCAGGAAGATTTCCGTTCGAGGGTGAAGAAGAATGACCAACTGAAAGCGGAGGCGAAGGCGAGAGGCGAAATCATCAGCACCAAACGGCAGCCAGAGGGTCCTAATCCTGACTTCATGGTCGAAGGAGCTACTCTTGAGACTGTCACTCCCATTCCTTACGACGTCGTCAATGACCTCAAGGGTGGCTATTAg
- the LOC108952862 gene encoding two-component response regulator EHD1-like yields MYLRGVVLSWSEEFGMMMNYIAHGACDFLIKPLKIKELRNIWQDVFGNKWDSGMIRSGSLVKKQKDCILPIREADGVVTDVCDLKKARLQWTTQLHQSIRGSSERSWARQGVAKENFGDHHLTREQVASHLQKYRLQLKRSSSWMAVESVESSTFDSNEETQNNEFVVPNLSAALGQLDAVVMGNYGNKAGESSSSSRGTTDDLNTCFGDGFREPNGPPA; encoded by the exons ATGTATTTGCGTGGCGTAGTGTTGTCTTGGAGTGAAGAATTCGGCATGATGATGAACTATATAGCCCACGGAGCTTGCGATTTCCTGATCAAGCCACTGAAGATTAAGGAACTGAGAAATATATGGCAGGATGTGTTCGGAAACAAATGGGATAGCGGTATGATACGATCGGGTAGTCTCGTGAAGAAACAAAAGGATTGCATACTACCCATTCGAGAGGCAGATGGAGTCGTCACCGACGTCTGTGACCTCAAGAAGGCCAGACTACAGTGGACGACGCAACTCCATCAATCAATTCGTGGCAGCAGTGAACGCTCTTGGGCTCGACA aGGCGTTGCCAAAGAAAATTTTGGAGATCATCATCTAACAAGGGAGCAAGTTGCCAGTCATCTGCAG AAGTACCGACTGCAGCTGAAGAGGTCGAGTTCGTGGATGGCCGTGGAAAGCGTTGAATCTTCCACGTTTGATTCCAATGAGGAAACGCAGAACAACGAGTTCGTGGTGCCGAATCTGTCAGCAGCTTTGGGCCAATTGGATGCGGTGGTGATGGGGAACTATGGCAACAAAGCTGGTGAATCCTCGAGCAGCTCGCGCGGCACGACCGATGACCTCAACACCTGCTTCGGCGATGGCTTCCGTGAACCGAACGGGCCCCCGGCGTGA